A stretch of the Tannerella serpentiformis genome encodes the following:
- the nth gene encoding endonuclease III, with the protein MTKKERYRGVIAWFEEHMPVAETELHYEDPFQLLVAVILSAQCTDKRVNLVTPALFEAYPTAEVMAEATPEAVFEYIRSVSYPNNKAKHLVGAARMLTTDFGGRIPESVEELMKLPGVGRKTANVVTSVVFHQARMAVDTHVFRVANRIGLTTNSRTPLATEKELIRHIPERLIAKAHHWLILHGRYVCTARKPHCDTCGLVPWCKSAFKV; encoded by the coding sequence ATGACCAAGAAGGAGCGTTACCGCGGCGTCATCGCTTGGTTTGAGGAGCACATGCCGGTGGCCGAAACGGAGCTGCATTACGAGGATCCCTTCCAGTTGCTTGTCGCCGTAATCCTCTCCGCGCAATGCACCGACAAGCGTGTGAACCTCGTCACGCCGGCGCTCTTCGAGGCCTACCCGACGGCCGAAGTGATGGCCGAGGCCACGCCTGAAGCCGTCTTCGAGTACATCCGCAGCGTCTCCTATCCGAACAACAAAGCGAAGCACCTGGTCGGCGCCGCCCGCATGCTGACGACCGACTTCGGCGGGCGCATCCCGGAGAGCGTCGAGGAGCTGATGAAGCTGCCCGGCGTGGGTCGCAAGACGGCCAACGTGGTCACCTCCGTCGTCTTTCATCAAGCACGCATGGCCGTCGATACGCACGTCTTCCGCGTGGCCAATCGCATTGGCCTGACCACGAACAGTCGCACGCCGCTGGCCACCGAAAAAGAGCTTATCCGCCACATCCCCGAACGGCTCATCGCCAAGGCTCACCATTGGCTCATCCTCCACGGGCGTTACGTCTGCACGGCCCGCAAGCCTCATTGCGACACCTGCGGACTCGTCCCCTGGTGCAAGTCGGCCTTCAAGGTGTAA